Proteins from a single region of Allofrancisella inopinata:
- a CDS encoding type VI secretion system protein IglI family protein: protein MSKASEELKKLFDTNQDWQVCKRSNLEVLNECTELLNNRSFQETMCLITKYIQENNVLDIQLFCLYLQAYFNINHSAEDFVSGLEILAGVLSGYHLITPTNKKDTIVLRSVITLINEANDAINYYYPDFLDNQLQQVTEFLEQVKDLLACNIQEVGLINFNRAKNQILATISKYIFKEDINSDQEKADNEKVDNSLAQTSKENAYSFYWSNLLLKIARFNNLANPLDAVSDKFELALLFDSIQTEIQEFNPIKYFPKQFQVFLNSVTPETYSQIQQIIENSKGSALWDFMLQKTHADIELNIKNKKINTGFDIDDILQASNYKNNIKNMLDEKINDYQTPPNNDEAFGPDFDILDL from the coding sequence ATGAGTAAGGCAAGTGAAGAGTTAAAAAAACTATTTGATACTAATCAAGATTGGCAAGTTTGTAAACGCTCTAATCTTGAGGTACTAAATGAGTGTACAGAACTTTTAAATAACCGAAGCTTTCAAGAAACGATGTGTTTAATTACTAAGTATATTCAAGAAAATAATGTATTAGATATACAATTGTTTTGCCTTTACTTGCAAGCTTACTTTAATATAAACCACTCAGCTGAAGATTTTGTCTCAGGATTAGAAATTTTAGCTGGAGTATTAAGTGGTTATCACCTTATTACTCCTACAAATAAAAAAGACACAATAGTGTTACGTAGCGTCATAACTTTAATTAATGAAGCTAATGATGCTATTAACTACTATTATCCTGATTTTTTGGATAACCAATTACAGCAAGTTACAGAATTTCTAGAACAAGTTAAAGATCTTTTGGCATGTAATATCCAAGAAGTTGGATTAATTAACTTTAATAGAGCAAAAAACCAAATACTAGCTACTATTTCTAAATACATTTTTAAAGAAGATATTAATAGTGATCAAGAAAAAGCTGATAATGAGAAGGTAGATAACTCTCTAGCTCAGACAAGCAAAGAAAATGCATATAGTTTCTATTGGTCTAACCTTTTGCTAAAAATAGCTAGATTTAACAACTTAGCTAACCCTTTGGATGCAGTATCAGATAAGTTTGAGCTAGCTTTACTCTTTGATTCGATCCAAACTGAAATACAAGAATTTAATCCAATTAAATATTTTCCCAAGCAGTTCCAGGTTTTTTTAAATTCGGTTACACCAGAAACTTACTCTCAAATTCAACAAATTATAGAGAATAGTAAAGGCTCTGCTTTATGGGATTTTATGCTGCAAAAAACTCACGCTGATATTGAGTTAAATATTAAAAATAAAAAAATAAATACTGGATTTGATATAGATGATATTTTGCAAGCTTCTAACTATAAAAATAATATTAAAAATATGCTTGATGAAAAAATTAATGATTATCAGACACCACCAAATAATGATGAAGCTTTTGGTCCAGATTTTGATATTTTGGATTTATAA
- the tssK gene encoding type VI secretion system baseplate subunit TssK, with product MQQINWHLGQAVLPEHFTLSQHLSNKRNIHLCQVNSTVDFYGLAELKIDEYLFDKNILRIESLLYITLTCECIHYQSSTYPKILELNLNTIDSDTAEIVVQINKKPLTKDVGDNNTKVQTKFSNLSLTINPEQTDELSSFKVLTLNKLEDGKWTLKEFLPPILTTKVYNFKLVTDKLSNLLQIIHSYVLNEKSTNSAISSFKLTLLNNILYSRNQLQYYIWQLSYSKYSPIIIFHATQNIYLYLLQYQETTEVDSSLVYKHEKPLESFQHLIAAIREKVLHTKAIEYKVLKPIENLLSTGIIEFEVLNRKKHYLVVRKPTQDYSYSLSTIKLTSPSRIKHVNKYAMVGLKLSKLEFNPLPVSSVDKYCDIYEILPSREWDYVLSEQVISLLNSKDVSELKFVYYYV from the coding sequence ATGCAACAAATAAATTGGCACTTAGGACAAGCAGTTTTGCCCGAGCATTTTACATTATCTCAGCATCTATCAAACAAGCGCAATATTCACCTTTGCCAAGTTAACTCTACTGTAGATTTTTATGGTCTAGCTGAGCTTAAAATAGATGAATATTTATTTGATAAAAACATCCTCAGGATAGAATCCTTACTATACATAACACTTACTTGTGAATGTATCCATTATCAAAGTTCAACTTACCCTAAAATCTTAGAATTAAATTTAAATACTATAGATTCAGATACTGCTGAGATTGTCGTACAAATTAATAAAAAACCTTTGACAAAAGACGTTGGTGATAATAATACAAAAGTTCAAACAAAATTTTCAAATCTCTCACTAACTATAAATCCTGAGCAAACAGATGAGTTATCTAGTTTCAAAGTACTAACCTTAAATAAACTAGAAGACGGCAAGTGGACACTTAAAGAATTCCTTCCTCCTATCTTAACTACAAAAGTTTATAACTTTAAATTAGTGACTGATAAACTAAGTAATTTATTACAAATAATACACTCCTACGTTTTAAACGAAAAATCAACTAACTCAGCAATATCATCTTTTAAATTAACGTTATTAAATAATATTTTGTATAGCCGTAACCAGCTTCAGTATTATATTTGGCAATTATCATATAGTAAGTATTCTCCTATAATTATATTTCATGCTACTCAAAATATATATTTATATTTATTACAATACCAAGAAACTACAGAAGTAGATTCTTCTCTGGTTTATAAGCACGAGAAACCTTTGGAAAGTTTTCAACATCTAATTGCGGCAATCCGTGAAAAAGTATTACATACAAAAGCTATAGAGTATAAGGTTTTAAAACCTATAGAAAATTTACTATCTACAGGCATTATAGAGTTTGAAGTTTTAAATCGTAAAAAGCACTATTTAGTTGTGCGTAAACCAACACAAGACTATAGCTATTCACTTTCTACAATTAAGCTAACTTCTCCAAGCAGAATTAAGCATGTAAATAAATACGCAATGGTTGGTTTAAAGCTTTCTAAGTTGGAGTTTAACCCTTTACCTGTATCAAGTGTCGATAAATACTGTGATATTTATGAAATTCTACCATCAAGAGAGTGGGATTACGTTCTTAGTGAGCAGGTAATATCTTTGCTAAATAGCAAAGATGTAAGTGAACTTAAATTCGTTTATTACTATGTATAG